A genomic stretch from Telmatocola sphagniphila includes:
- a CDS encoding RNA polymerase sigma factor, producing MTDWTAIIREHGALVWRCAYRVLGNQADSEDACQKTFLAAVEFEAKENIRNWPSTLSVLATRQALMLLRSRIRVRQRTQTLPVNLPKDPSLFEPGQQAQATELADHLRIALAEIDSVQAEVFCRVCLEGLTNQQAAAELGLTTSHVGVLLHRARAILKEKLLSFAPQKEMLP from the coding sequence ATGACGGACTGGACTGCTATCATTCGCGAGCATGGCGCCCTGGTTTGGCGTTGTGCCTATCGCGTACTGGGAAATCAGGCCGACTCGGAAGATGCCTGTCAAAAGACCTTTCTGGCGGCCGTCGAGTTCGAAGCTAAAGAAAACATTCGAAATTGGCCTTCGACCCTTTCGGTGCTGGCGACCCGCCAAGCACTCATGCTTTTGCGGAGCCGGATTCGAGTTCGGCAGCGAACCCAAACTCTGCCCGTTAACTTACCCAAGGATCCTTCTCTTTTTGAACCCGGGCAACAGGCCCAGGCAACAGAGCTGGCGGACCACTTGCGAATAGCCTTGGCGGAGATCGATTCTGTTCAGGCCGAAGTATTTTGCCGTGTCTGTCTGGAAGGGCTGACCAATCAGCAGGCAGCGGCAGAATTGGGACTGACTACTTCTCACGTCGGCGTGCTGTTGCATCGAGCGCGGGCGATTCTGAAAGAAAAACTCTTGTCATTTGCTCCGCAGAAGGAGATGTTACCATGA
- a CDS encoding LolA family protein: MNERNEIGSPDILDQAIEAVQSLPIPEAPPATLFSSIAIPVHNQQIAVQSRKNRQRKIRHYIGLAAVGSIAAALVIILSLGGQNTAFAFSQAVEKVKRAGSVRYRVKTTSPMADQIDEVTIRDKQVQVKTVGPAQMAWLIDWEQAGLLILNGYNKTYQTVDLAARTGAIAPFDTMSLNLRDQLEELIRQKPVFEQSENIASRTTFRYAITDGTALGLKGDWLVWLDSKTHYPVRIRVCSQSQSNSIIREYSNFDWNPQIPADAFQFDPPSDYREQQIFQTIPPLAPWIKKK; the protein is encoded by the coding sequence ATGAATGAACGTAACGAAATTGGTTCTCCTGATATACTCGATCAAGCCATCGAAGCTGTTCAATCCTTGCCGATACCCGAGGCGCCACCAGCGACTTTATTTAGTTCGATCGCGATACCTGTCCACAACCAACAAATCGCTGTTCAGTCGCGAAAAAACCGGCAGCGTAAGATTAGGCACTACATCGGTTTGGCTGCCGTTGGCTCCATCGCAGCCGCCTTAGTGATAATTCTCTCTCTGGGTGGACAAAATACGGCATTTGCTTTCAGTCAGGCCGTGGAGAAAGTCAAGCGAGCGGGGAGCGTACGATATCGAGTCAAAACGACTTCGCCGATGGCCGATCAAATCGACGAAGTGACCATCCGGGATAAACAAGTTCAGGTCAAAACAGTAGGTCCTGCTCAGATGGCCTGGCTCATAGATTGGGAACAAGCCGGTCTGCTCATTTTGAACGGCTACAACAAGACCTATCAAACGGTCGATCTAGCGGCACGAACCGGGGCGATTGCTCCGTTCGACACCATGTCATTGAATCTCCGAGACCAGTTGGAGGAGCTGATCCGACAAAAGCCGGTTTTCGAACAATCTGAAAACATCGCTAGCCGCACGACCTTCCGGTATGCCATTACCGACGGCACGGCTCTGGGATTGAAGGGCGATTGGCTCGTCTGGCTCGATTCGAAAACTCACTACCCCGTGCGAATTCGAGTTTGTTCCCAGTCGCAGAGCAATTCAATTATCCGAGAGTATTCGAACTTCGACTGGAATCCACAGATACCTGCCGACGCATTCCAATTTGATCCTCCGAGTGACTATCGAGAACAGCAGATCTTCCAGACTATTCCCCCGCTGGCACCCTGGATCAAAAAAAAATAG